The Cryptomeria japonica chromosome 2, Sugi_1.0, whole genome shotgun sequence region CATGCGTCCGCTAGCTCCAGTAAGCATGCAAAGGGACACCTCTTAATTCATCCACCGACTTGCAAAGATCTTCATTATGGAGAAATCTTGAGTTCCGGTTATAGTAATAAATGATGTACTTTCTATGGTTAGTCAAGTAAATGATTAAAAGTTGGCGCTTCAATCCTTCAGTAATACAATTATTAGTGGTCGGCCACGTCATCATCAGACCGGTGCACTGGAGAAGCTGGGGACCACCGAGAGCCACCTTGGCGTAGCCCgcccaatttgaatttgaatttccctCCTATATCTTGGCATTGCAGATGGGCCAAAACGACCCCCCGTAACAAAGCACATAGCACATCATTGGCAAGTAGAGAAATTCCGGCCTCTCCCAATTAGGGACTTCTGTCTGTCAGAAAGAGAATCAAGGTGTCTCCAGCACCTCATACCAGTTAACTCAAGGCCCGTCGCGACCAAAGAGTCTGCCACTGAGTTACCCTCTCTGTAAATGtgttgaatttgaaattcctcaaGCCAGATAATCATGGACCAAATGTCCTTGATAATGTTGCTGATCGTCCAGCTAATCCCTGCAACTCCTTTAGCCGCCTCAATAATTagcttagagtccccttcaatgatcaaCCTTTTAGTATTGATGTCGAGGGCCAATTTAAACACCCAGAAGAGAGCAAGGGCTTCAACCATGTTACTAGAGACAGAGTCAAAATTCCTCGCATAGGCCAGAATCAGGTTGCCCAAGCTATCTCTAATAATTCCTCCTCCCTTCGCAACACCACTGTGAGCGACGCCATCGAAGTTAAGTTTGAGCCATGAGGGGGGCGGAGTCGACCATCTAGTGTTAAGCCTCTCCATTTTCTTTGAGTTGTCATAATGAAAGAAGTTGTTTGACAGATTCCATGTTCTAATCCAATTGCAATACATCACCAAAAGGGTTGATTGCAGAGTTTTCCATTTGCAGACCATAGCGTTCTCCCTGAGGAGCTTTTCAGCTATGCCAACCACCGTTTCAGCAGAGTTATTCATTCCGCAGAATATTtgattgttcctttccttccagatatgccaacaTATATGGTGAGGGATGAGTTTCCAAAACTGTCTAATCGGCTGGTGGGCGGAGGGGCACTTCCAGTTGCTAATAAACTGCTGCAAGTCTTCAAGGAAGGTCCACGCAATATCAAATTTCTGTAAAACTTTGTGCCAAACCGTAGAAGCGAAAGGGCAATGGATAAAAAGATGATTTATGCTTTCCTCAACACAGTTAATGGTGATAGCTCCAGGAAAAAGTTAAAAATATCGCATTATATTTATACTTtagatttaatctatataaaatactttcgtcattcaattttaatatataatttattgaatTGAAAAAATATAACATATATCTTAACTTATTTTAagatatatatacaaatttaataACAATCTCACGTGCACATGCAAATTTGAACCAATTTTAGAATGACAGAATGATGGGTAAGGGTTGCACCTTGGAACGGTGTAAGTTCTACTTATGTATGTGTGTGAATCCTTAAACGAAGTGCTATATATATTCTCCCTAGATACTAAAGCCCTTACTTCTAAGCGGAGCTCTATCTATATATGTGTGAGAAGCCAAAAATATCCATCCACCACCCTATTCCTTAAGTTTTAGCGGGGATCTACTTTTTGCGATGCGAAAACGAGCGACATGTGACCAACCGACATACATACAAGTAGATAGAGTGAAGGTCACGTTCCCGGCATACTGACAAGCGAATCTGGTGCAGGTTTATTTTGAATAATGATGTACTGTAATGTAATGATGTAGTTGATATAAATAAGAATTGGGTAAGTAAAGATTTGTTGGAAGTAGGAGTGCTTGCTGGAGTCTTTGACAGCTGAGCAGTCGAAGCTGGCCTTTTGGACTGTGCCTTGTTTTCAACACAAGAATCCCATTCCAAAGATGTCCATGTGAGCGCCACATGGAGAAACCTTTTTTCTCTTTTTATAACTTTGTATCTTTGCTTTCTTTCATCCCGCGTCTTGTACTATTCTCATTGCCCTTTATTGCTTATTCGGTCTATAAACCATTTCTTTATGCGCTGCAACCAGGACAcaatcaattttttctttgtatATGAAAGTTGGGTAGCCTTGTTTGTGCAACTCAGTTCATCTTTATGTGATGGTACTGCAGATTTTCTTCCTCACTTTTTTCCTGCAAATTTGTTAGTAATATGGGTGATGTTTTCTCCTAGAAACTGCGTTTTTTTTTCGGTTTAATTCGGTTGAGCTCCTCCTTATCAATTCAttccatttttttttatgttttattaaaaactgtttgatttttctaattttgtCTGATTGTACGAAATTCACTATCTTTTCTTGAGAATATGATGTTTGTACTACTGGGCATGTGACGCCTGCATTCTTAATCATTGTTTATGACATTATGTGAATAAGTTGTTGAACTGTTTGTTTTCGCGGATTGGCTGCCGCTTGAGCTGCAGCTAAATACTACTCTGTACAATCTAATTAGGTTCCGTAATATAATTGTCAGACTTGTATGCCACTCAAAATTTTAATATCCATTTCAGTCGAAATTTGTACTTATTGACATCGTCGGTCCAGGAAATGCAATGCTGATGATATGAGCCGTGTTGTCTGGACATTGAGCTGAGGCGAGGGAGAATGGGCTTCTCTTGCCTGGTGCAGAAAATAGCAGGAAAATGCAGCTGCAAACAATCATATGTAAGTAACCTGTTTACCGTTTTCCACAACCTCAAATCTTTAGAATTGGTTGTTACATTAATGGCCAACAGTTTGTTTTAGCTTTCATGGAAACGAATGTAGTATGGATATTTGGCATTGTGCAAGTATGTGCGGTTTTCAAATTCCATGCGATTCACCTAAATCTTGAAATTGAAATGTTTCCGTACTACAGCAAGATGCTGTCAATTATATCCGTGACATAAGTGGAGAAATTGTTCACGGATTCTTTCTCGACCTCCACTAAAGCATTTCTCAAGATGTGATTTCTCAAGATTTGTGTTATACTTTGCTTACAGATTGAAGGCCCATCTCAATCAGATGGGACATGCCAAAATTTTCGGTGTTGGCACAAATTTCTTTTAGTGACAGGACTTCTGCTACTAGCTTTTGTCATTGGCAGCTTTGTTCTTTACAGTAGAAATACACAAGTATGACATTCACTATTTCCCCTCTTTTTTCTGTACATTCTTTTCATATTTCATTTTCAGGCATGAGTTGTTTTGACAAAGCACATTTGTAGCATCTTGCCGTAGCTAGAATTTAACATATACAATAAAAATTTACAATTGAGTCAGTTTGTACCATAAAGATGGTTTCACTCATTAATTTTGGCTTCTGAATTTGGGATATAAAATATATTCAACAAACTAGAAGGGTTTAAGAACTAATAAATGCTGTTATGTGGATATTACATGAACAGACATTGTCAATATGGCAGAGCTCCAATGAAATACAAGAGCACTTATCTGTAGAGTCCAATGATATACAGAACAATGTGTCCTTTGCCATGGCCCCGGCTTCTGTTCTTACAGAGGAGGCTATCTCTAGTCCTTTGCAGCAGCCTGCCCCTAGTACCATGCAGGAACTTGCTCCTAGTACTATGCAGGAACCTGCTCCTAGTACTATGCAGAGGACTGATTCAAAAGAGATTAAGGTTTAATTTTCTACTTTATTCTTGTAATTGATGTGAATTGATGGACTGTTAAATTGAGTCTTCTTTTTCACTAACTTTTGGCTCATCAGGGTAAGTATGAAGAGCAATGCTTTGACAGAAGTGGAGCCTTGCCAAAAGCAGTAGTGCAGGAAACTTCAGACCTTGAGATGCGATCATTGTGGGGTGATCCTATGGAGGAGGTTAGTTGAACTTGACCTGTGAAATTATGCAGATGCTAAGAAATGTTCATATAAGAGATCAGAAAGGGTATTGAATTTTTTTGTGTTGCTTGAACTTTTTATATGTTGTTTTGCGTTCACTATATCATATTTTAggctttgatttgattttcttcctcACTTGTATCCTTGCATCGTTTGAAAACATGACATCCATGTTTGTGGATGAAAACCTTTGTTTCTTAGTCTTGGGCTAACATTCGGCCAATaaaaacatataaaccatttaatAGGCCTTTTTAATAAGGTTAACATAATTCAACTCCTGATTTTTTTCCAGTTATGTGGGTAGCTGGAAACTAACAAATACTTTGTTGGTTTTGAGTATGCACTGGAATTTTGTATTCTTTTgattcatcataatcatcatctgtGATATATCCCTTGATTATGACACCATTACTTTTTGACAGGATAAAAGAAAAATTCCACAGAACTTGCTTGCAATTTCAGTAGGAATAAAGCAGAAAGAAAATGTGAAGAAAATGCTTGAGAAGGTATATCTTTGGTTATATGTTTTATTGGATAGTTTGTTCTGTATACTTTTGACGTGTTGCATTGAAAGGGCAATGAGTCAAGTTTAAACTAATGATACTAATTTTTAGTAGTTCATGATGATTGTGTTTCCAGTTTTGTCCAGAGAACTTTACTGTGATGCTATTCCATTATGATGGGGTAATAGATAAATGGAGTGATTTAAAATGGAGTGAGAGGGCTATTCATGTGGCTGCAATCAATCAAACTAAGTGGTAGTATTGACAGCCAAGCTACCACCAACCTTCAGAGTTTCTTTTTCTTTAGTAATGATGTATTTGGCAAAGGGAATCGTGAGAGCTTTTCTTATGACATACCATATAAAATGTGTTCTGAATGCCATGCTTAATGAGTTCTTAATTTTCTATTTTTGAGATTCTGATTGTTGGAGCGCATTTCCATTCAAGGTGGTTTGCAAAAAGATTCTTGCATCCAGATATAGTTGCCATTTACAACTATATTTTCCTTTGGGACGAGGATCTTGGAGTTGAAAATTTCAATGCAGATAGGTATGCATTACTTATGCTATATTAAGTTGCCTCATTAACATAAGTTTGCATCCTTGAAAGTCTAGGCAATGTTATATTCATTATACAGTCTTTTGTTTTCTAACATTAGAGCTTGttgaattttaataaaatataagcACTTGTTGAACAGGTATACTAGTACTATTCTATCTGTAAACAGTTTTTCCTTCATATTGGTAATTAAGAACTGTTTCATGACTTGGCTTATCAAAATCCTATAAATCTTGCGGAATATAGCATAAAATGTACTCCCCACCCTTTGAGTGATTGATAAATGATAAAAGCCTTTACATGCTTGCATAATCACTATGTCATGAGACATAAATACTTTTACTACTAGTAAAATATTGGTTTGATGAGGTTCCATCAAAATGATATTCCCGAGCCACCTCTACATAGCATTAGGCATTTTAGAATTTAATGTTTTTttaccctattattctattgttGGTTTTGTGATTGTTAGGTCTTAGTGTTACCATTTTGAGTCTCAgctcatctaataatgaaaatggCAACCTGTTCTTTCCATTTTTTAAACAGAAAAGTTGCAAAATTTAAGAATTGAACAAATATCATCAAAATGCTAGTGACAAGTATTTTCAAGGATCCTGTCTAATGATATTTATATTTTGTGACTGTTTTCTGCCCTACTTTTGACATTTAGCATAAATCAGTGTCAAAATGAATATGTCTTTGCAATCTatgtattcagatatttgaaaggataaGTATAAAAAAATTCAATCTTTTTCAAATTCTTATTGCAATACCTTGCTTCTTATGGAATGCATGCTTCCTGTTTTGAATTTAGTGTTTCATAATTATTTCCATTATAACGAAAATAGAGAGTTTTTATTGAGGTAATACCTGCATGTTATGTATTGCAGCAATCTAGCTTATGTGGCAAAATCAACCTTAGCATGTATTATGTATGGATATCATATGATGCACATGTGAAAGGAATGAGACTAAATTAAGTATTagaatgagtggacaagaaaaatTTTAAATTCTATAGTGCTAGCATTATTAATggattgtttaatatttttttaattgaaaatattctTATGGCATTTTGCTAATATGTAAACCTGTTAGATACTTGACtattatggaggaagaaggattggAAATTTCACAGCCTGCTTTGGATAGATCTAAGTCAGAGGTTCACCATGAAATCACTGCAAGGATTAAACGATCAAGGGTCCACAGGCAAGATTCTCTGTTCTATTGATTATATTTGCCATAGAGTTGTATGCTGCTAGATTAAACGGCATTAGGGAAAAATTCTTTGCAGAAGAAAATAATGTTCATTTGGATTAAACCTGTCAAATATTCACTCTTCCAATGATATCAGTCCATTGTTAATCTAGAAATTGCATGTATTGGAACTGTTCCAATTATAAATTTGTTTTGTGACCTTCAGAAGGATGTATAAAAATCGAGGTGGTCATCTATGCTTCGAAAATAGCACTGGACCTCCTTGTACTGGGTAAGATATATGAGTGAGTTAACTCCTTCAAAGAAATTATTACAGCATATCGTTTTATGTTAATAATTTTGATGGTAAATATGTACTAATTTGTTGCAAGTTTTCTACCTCTTACTTAGATGGGTAGAGATGATGGCTCCTGTATTCTCACGGGCTGCATGGCGCTGTACATGGGGTATGATCCAGGTACTTGTCTCTAAACATTTGATTCCAATATTAGGAAGTATGccttttttttcacttgtttacttTTTATTGGTAGTTGCATCAAATATAAATCAATTTAGAGCTTGAAAGCATAGAATGAGAATCGCATTAGCAAGTAGGATAGATGCTATTATGCCTATATGATTTCAGGACACCCAAATTGATCACTTGTTTATTTTTTATTGACAGTTGCATCAAAATACAAATGATAATTTAGAACTTAAAAGCATAGAATGAGAATTACATTAGTAAGTGGGATAGATGCTATTATGCTAAAAAAACCTCAGAACACCCAAATCGATGTAATTACCTATCCGTAGAAAGGgaatgttgatgatttatagcttcggtCGGAGTCGTCTCATAAAATCATATAAATGCTGATTATAGttgatatgaatatatacatattaatatatataataataataagtgttcttgttattattatatatatgaatatttatatatacataatttacATTAATCATATTGTTTATACCAAATCGAATATGAGCACCGTATCTATATAAGTATCGATtatattgatcaaatgaaatgatcaatataaATCGATTCTCCACATTTATAGTTCGATATCATTTATCGCTGTGTATATCGACAATAGTCGATCTCCTTCCAAAAACGATTATGAGAATCGTTACTTGCAGATAACAGTGATAACCAACGATTATGAGAATCGTTATCTATTGTTAACCGATAACAAACGATTAGGAGAATCGTTGTCTTACAAATCAGATTATTACTTTCGGTATGTTAAGAGGCATCTCAATGAAGAGACATGTCTCCACGTATGTGGAGACATGTCTATTCATCGACATGTCTCCATGTACGTATAGGCATGTCTGTCCATTGACGTGCCTATACCGTAAGGTATATATTATGATGGAGTTCTATTCTAATAGGTAAGCACAGTAATCGAAAGTGCAAGCCTTTAGATATCAATCTCCTTCATTTAGCAGTCTTGCGAATATGTTATGCATTAAGTTGTGTTCCCTTCACATAAGCAACAACTTGCACTCATGAGCTCATTGTCATATAGTTTAGTGTGAACCAagtattagaaaaaataaaaactaCTCACATATCTAATCTGATccaaactttaacatggtatcatagCTAGTTTAAAGAAAAGATTCGATCAGATTTGTAAAAGGGAAACAACCAATCTCCATTAAAAGTTCTAGAATTCTATATTCAACAAAATGGTGAATGGAGTTAGACCCGAGGACCGACTTGAAGGagctgcaaattttgtatcttggaagtttAAAATGATGCTCGCATTAAAGGAAATGAATTAAACACTCTTGTGGAAAAGGCCTTGCCCATGCCCGATGAAGAAGACAAAAAAATCCTATggacaagaaataataataaagctATGAAACTATTGGTGGATGGAGAAAAAGATCATATTGTTCCTATTATCTCAAAATTAGATACTGCTTATCTAATGTTTTCAACACTAGAGAACATGTTTGAGATAAATAACACTAGCAGGGTTCTTGCTCTAAAACAACAACTTCACCACATCAAAATGAACCAAAGTGAGACTATCACTTCATATTTCATGAGGATAACGGAGCTAAGAAACCAATTATCTACTATTGGTCACACATTCGATAGCAAGGAGTTGACTATGCTGGCACTCAACGAACTTCCTACTTCTTGGGAATCGTTTAttctgttagagtaattgggtctttacttgattaattaaacgatatttgtttaattaattaagttccctttatctcttttacacttaagctaacattaggtgcacaataattaattcttttattaattattatgtgcaagcctagggttttcccttttagggtttcttgacctattagaggttaattcttttctttgtatcattatcacattacacatttttgtgaatatttagctctcatctttttgagcattcttctgtgtatttggttttttgttgttgcttccttgcttctccttttaacaggtttatttcagcttgcaaagatcatttgggctcctgtggtgttgtatttatcaactctcacatggtatcagagcttcagatctgcaactacctgttcttgttttgagttttttgcattggaagtagatctggggtttttcagaagttttttATGCGCCTAGGGATatgccttttttctgagcactttgggcctaaacggaccttaccatcatgctcagaaggcccaaaaacccctatggtcatataaaacttgaccaattTCGTCacctgagcctctgggggtattttttttttctctgtaccaggtcgtacgaccttggcacgcaattcgagaatttttttaaaatttttttttttgcttttttatggcatgcaggccgaattttgattttttacaaaaaaataaaaataaaaacaaaaaacatgggcatagtttttaaaaaaaatcaaaaccttGGGGTTCCCCATGGTacacagggtaccgtggggccccttgGTCCTGCCAGCTCGGGCCCCGTGCCGCCACCTGCCAGCCTTCTCTCTGCTGGCCCCCGCCGCCCGTGCCTGCGCCTGCCCGCCCGCCGCTGCACTGCCTCGCCCGACCGCCTCCTCTCTGCCCGCGGTCGCCTCTCCTCCGGCCGCTGCCGGCCCAGAGCCGCTCGCGGCCGCCGGAAACCCTACGCCTGCCCGCCCGTTGCTGCACTGCCCAGCCCGACCGCCTCCTCATTGCTCGTGGCCGCCTCTCCTCTGACCACCACCGGCCCAGAGCCGCCCGACCGCTGCCACCGGAGCGTCGCCCGCGGGCCACCTCCGCCCGGCCCTGCCACCAAGCAGCCTCCGTGTGCCCTCTTGTGTATATGGGTTGTTTTTTTcctcataacttgggcaaacggagtcgttttttcgaaaacgaataggcgtcggaaagctggttccgagccagaCCTCGTGGTattggaattttttttcaaatttgctgtttgactgtacttttttccagtcaaagtggggtctcttttctgcacttccggagccgtagaatgagcatccgaactccgttttttgaaaactttatattgttggaaagcttgttctgtgcagtttccagtcatatgagttttctttccagattctgctccaggaatattttattcatttttttgcttttcaacactctggtaaatatcttggttgtttcaggtcctgggatctctttctctgagtaggatgtctcggttttggttgttctttctatttcctgtcttcttatcattgtagcattttatttatgcaaacgcactgagataaagtgccatcatgcattgtttacttgggatcttgcacatcttgtgccttattgtacatgcactactttataaagtgccatgggggggttgatgtttgccttttgtttgccatctacctttgtccagtgagtgttccttccacgacattcgcctcatgatgtgtgtcgagtgagtgttccttccacgacactatgtgctttctttgcaccttcgatgttcctggttcttcgtcatgcagttcttgttggccgttcttttcagtgtacctgcccctgtcccttttcagcattatgtggaggtttgtcctgttggttctaatgtttccgtggttcgattgatcagctcttcaggctttggtttctcatgccatctgtatcttcgagttcagttgttttcttttgtttgccatttgattcgagtagcgtcatttgagggcactcatgcagattacagtcttctctacctggtcatgttgtatttcagtggaggttcttcagatcagcagttactcttcaacagtgtttgcagctatttcatgcttcaatggtgttcttcttgcttttccatctttgtttggagtagagttttttcccacatggttttctctatttctccggttcatagagatttggttgtattgggtacctgatcaggccttgttgccgagacccatctttcttgcttttagtagttgttctaggttttaacttctccctaagtgtagcttaagggggggtgttagagtaatcgggtctttacttgattaattaaacgacatttgtttaattaattaagttccctttatctcttttacacttaagctaacattaggtgcataataattaattcttttattaattattatgtgcaagcctagagtttttccttttagggtttcttgacctattagaggttaattcttttctttgtatcattatcacattacacatttttgtgaatattgagctctcattttTTTGAGCATTCTTCTGTGCATTTggtttttctttgttgcttccttgcttctccttgtaacagatttatttcagcttgcaaagatcatttgggctcctgtggtgttgtatttctcaactctcacatattCAAGGAATTAGTGCTTGATCGGTTGAAGACTGATTGTATACAAGAAGAATCTAGATTGATCACTAGAGGGACTATAATTAATTCCCAAAATGAAGAGATGCAAGCCCTAAACTCTCAGTCTCACTAAAGAGGAAAGAGGAATAACTCCAAGAAGAGGAGAGGTAAGGACTCAACTAGGAAGCAATCATTCAAAAGGAAGAGAGACCTATCTAAAgtacaatgctttagatgtgataaatatggtcacatTGCTAGAAAGTGTCCTGATAGACCTAAGCCTCGAGCCTTGATTGCTGAAGTCAGTGAGGCCAACACAGACTCTGAAAGACTCGTATTCTACTCAGCTCTATCCAGTCAAGTATCAACCAACCTTAACACCTGGGTAATAGATAGTGGGGTATCTCGGCATATAACAAGATTCAAAGAGCACTTAGACACTATGATAGAAAAATCTGTTGAGGAAGTCACAATTGGGGATG contains the following coding sequences:
- the LOC131056352 gene encoding uncharacterized protein LOC131056352, with product MNNSAETVVGIAEKLLRENAMVCKWKTLQSTLLVMYCNWIRTWNLSNNFFHYDNSKKMERLNTRWSTPPPSWLKLNFDGVAHSGVAKGGGIIRDSLGNLILAYARNFDSVSSNMVEALALFWVFKLALDINTKRLIIEGDSKLIIEAAKGVAGISWTISNIIKDIWSMIIWLEEFQIQHIYREGNSVADSLVATGLELTGMRCWRHLDSLSDRQKSLIGRGRNFSTCQ
- the LOC131051852 gene encoding uncharacterized protein LOC131051852 isoform X1; its protein translation is MGFSCLVQKIAGKCSCKQSYIEGPSQSDGTCQNFRCWHKFLLVTGLLLLAFVIGSFVLYSRNTQTLSIWQSSNEIQEHLSVESNDIQNNVSFAMAPASVLTEEAISSPLQQPAPSTMQELAPSTMQEPAPSTMQRTDSKEIKGKYEEQCFDRSGALPKAVVQETSDLEMRSLWGDPMEEDKRKIPQNLLAISVGIKQKENVKKMLEKFCPENFTVMLFHYDGVIDKWSDLKWSERAIHVAAINQTKWWFAKRFLHPDIVAIYNYIFLWDEDLGVENFNADRYLTIMEEEGLEISQPALDRSKSEVHHEITARIKRSRVHRRMYKNRGGHLCFENSTGPPCTGWVEMMAPVFSRAAWRCTWGMIQNDLIHGWGIDMKLGYCVQGDRSKNVGVIDSEYIVHQAIPSLGNNDENLQNPEVLSQPETSNVRSPGHRKASFDRRVEMRRRAYIEMNIFKQRWAGAVEEDKCWIDPYGDYKFKSAGKADDQTN
- the LOC131051852 gene encoding uncharacterized protein LOC131051852 isoform X2, encoding MGFSCLVQKIAGKCSCKQSYIEGPSQSDGTCQNFRCWHKFLLVTGLLLLAFVIGSFVLYSRNTQTLSIWQSSNEIQEHLSVESNDIQNNVSFAMAPASVLTEEAISSPLQQPAPSTMQELAPSTMQEPAPSTMQRTDSKEIKGKYEEQCFDRSGALPKAVVQETSDLEMRSLWGDPMEEDKRKIPQNLLAISVGIKQKENVKKMLEKFCPENFTVMLFHYDGVIDKWSDLKWSERAIHVAAINQTKWWFAKRFLHPDIVAIYNYIFLWDEDLGVENFNADRYLTIMEEEGLEISQPALDRSKSEVHHEITARIKRSRVHRRMYKNRGGHLCFENSTGPPCTGWVEMMAPVFSRAAWRCTWGMIQNDLIHGWGIDMKLGYCVQGDRSKNVGVIDSEYIVHQAIPSLGNNDGGTVLQHQVGRLVLFWVSPEVLQFLGGLVADSSQVAELVAGSCLLLQRVLRRRGQPSLLFLLVVRTMTIKGGY